Proteins found in one Amycolatopsis aidingensis genomic segment:
- a CDS encoding lipase family protein, with amino-acid sequence MTAVVAAMTMVGLTAGVGASAAASPADIVPPSQDPFYAVPSNVADYQPGAVIRSRQITPKWALGELPAVQAWQVAYRTNDGEDAPTATVATVLIPDKPWTGPGTRPLMSYQSAEDSVGIDCAPSYSWRNGIFAGLGEPLADPFAVAPALLAGWGVVVPDYEGPKGMFGVGRMAGHGVLDGIRAALNFAPDGLDRNTKVAAFGYSGGGLATGWAAELQGSYAPELNYVGTAGGGTPAKLLDVVKWLTGPGRYAAGLAAGGMIGIMKQYPHLQKFLNDKGREFYKRYENACAPQLVAELPFRDINQYTNSPDLFAEPEVVAAAERQSMGSQAPKAPVANYHGMLDEVVPFPQNKQAVEEWCSRGASVDVTWVPLAEHVLGVAPWYLAGYAFLNDRFAGKPAVNDCGTVTSS; translated from the coding sequence GTGACCGCCGTGGTGGCGGCGATGACCATGGTCGGGTTGACCGCCGGTGTGGGCGCGTCCGCCGCGGCGTCGCCTGCCGATATCGTTCCACCGAGTCAGGACCCGTTCTACGCGGTGCCATCGAACGTGGCCGACTACCAGCCCGGTGCGGTCATCCGGTCCCGGCAGATCACACCCAAGTGGGCGCTCGGTGAGCTTCCGGCGGTGCAGGCGTGGCAGGTGGCGTATCGCACCAATGACGGTGAGGATGCGCCGACCGCCACGGTGGCCACCGTCCTCATCCCGGACAAGCCCTGGACCGGTCCGGGGACGCGCCCGCTGATGTCGTACCAGAGCGCCGAGGACTCGGTGGGCATCGATTGCGCCCCATCGTACTCGTGGCGCAACGGCATCTTCGCCGGGTTGGGCGAACCGCTGGCCGACCCGTTCGCGGTGGCACCGGCCCTGCTGGCCGGCTGGGGTGTCGTAGTACCCGACTATGAGGGCCCGAAGGGAATGTTCGGGGTCGGGCGGATGGCCGGTCACGGTGTGCTGGACGGTATCCGCGCGGCGCTGAACTTCGCCCCGGACGGCCTGGATCGCAACACCAAGGTCGCCGCCTTCGGCTACTCCGGTGGCGGCTTGGCCACCGGCTGGGCCGCGGAGCTCCAGGGCAGCTACGCGCCCGAACTGAACTATGTCGGCACTGCGGGCGGCGGCACTCCGGCCAAACTGCTCGACGTCGTGAAGTGGTTGACCGGTCCCGGCAGGTACGCGGCAGGTCTGGCTGCCGGGGGGATGATCGGCATCATGAAGCAGTACCCGCACCTGCAGAAGTTCCTCAACGACAAGGGCCGCGAATTCTACAAGCGGTACGAGAATGCCTGCGCCCCGCAGCTGGTCGCGGAGTTGCCGTTCCGGGATATCAACCAGTACACTAACTCCCCGGATCTGTTCGCCGAACCGGAGGTCGTGGCTGCTGCCGAGCGGCAGAGCATGGGCTCGCAAGCACCGAAGGCGCCGGTGGCGAACTACCACGGGATGCTCGACGAAGTCGTCCCTTTCCCGCAGAACAAACAGGCGGTCGAAGAATGGTGCTCCCGGGGCGCCTCCGTCGATGTGACCTGGGTGCCGCTGGCCGAACACGTTCTGGGCGTAGCCCCCTGGTACCTCGCCGGATACGCGTTCCTCAACGACCGATTCGCAGGCAAACCCGCCGTCAACGACTGCGGCACGGTCACCAGCAGCTGA
- a CDS encoding pentapeptide repeat-containing protein yields MADRVATIRELETLLSGQDGGQDAIVDRLVEFVRGNVTHPRLNRMAPTMLRKRPTVRPAPDVQAALSVLARRAGEQPLDLRRLDLRGADLSEARFAHARLADSDLHDAHLGGADLFRANLGWAFLARANLSEANLTYATMNGSTLREANLRGARLTHTYLRGADLTGADCDGAELQYADVYGAELGQARLANANLSYAQLERATLERADLRSAQASYASLTGARMKSARLNDAILHFAELKNAELAEADLTGAHLGNAHLERANLSYARLTGADLRLATLVHARARYANLRGARLTGARMGVADLERADLRDADLSDTDMFQTRLQDADLAGARLDAADMWEVDLTGAWGLTAEQLSTAWIRKSVRLDPELAEHPVVKARIDETERRFD; encoded by the coding sequence GTGGCGGACCGCGTCGCGACGATACGGGAGCTGGAAACGCTGCTGTCCGGGCAGGACGGCGGGCAGGACGCGATCGTGGACAGGCTCGTCGAGTTCGTGCGCGGGAACGTCACGCACCCGCGGCTCAATCGGATGGCGCCGACGATGCTGCGCAAGCGGCCCACGGTACGCCCCGCGCCCGACGTGCAGGCCGCGTTGTCCGTGCTCGCGCGGCGCGCGGGTGAACAACCGCTCGACCTGCGTCGGCTCGACCTGCGCGGGGCCGACCTGAGCGAGGCGCGGTTCGCCCATGCCCGGCTCGCCGATTCCGACCTGCACGACGCGCACCTCGGCGGCGCCGACCTGTTCCGTGCCAACCTCGGCTGGGCCTTCCTGGCACGGGCGAACCTGTCGGAAGCCAACCTCACGTACGCGACGATGAACGGCTCCACCCTGCGCGAGGCGAATCTGCGTGGCGCGCGGCTGACGCACACGTATCTCCGCGGCGCCGATCTCACCGGTGCCGACTGCGACGGCGCCGAGCTGCAGTACGCCGACGTCTACGGAGCCGAACTCGGGCAAGCCCGGCTGGCGAACGCCAACCTGTCCTACGCCCAGCTCGAACGCGCCACACTGGAACGTGCGGACCTGCGCAGTGCCCAGGCGTCCTACGCGTCGCTGACCGGCGCGAGAATGAAGAGTGCCCGGCTGAACGACGCGATCTTGCATTTCGCCGAGCTGAAGAACGCCGAGCTCGCCGAGGCCGACCTGACCGGGGCCCACCTCGGCAACGCGCACCTCGAACGCGCGAACCTGTCGTACGCCCGGCTCACCGGTGCGGACCTGCGACTCGCGACGCTCGTGCATGCCAGGGCCCGGTACGCGAACCTGCGTGGTGCCCGGCTCACCGGCGCCCGCATGGGGGTTGCGGACCTCGAGCGCGCCGACCTCCGCGACGCCGACCTGAGTGACACCGACATGTTCCAGACGCGACTGCAGGACGCCGACCTTGCCGGCGCCCGGCTGGACGCCGCCGACATGTGGGAGGTCGACCTGACCGGAGCCTGGGGGCTGACGGCCGAACAACTGAGCACGGCGTGGATCCGCAAGTCCGTCCGGCTGGATCCCGAGCTGGCCGAACACCCGGTGGTCAAGGCGCGGATCGACGAGACAGAGCGCCGGTTCGACTGA
- a CDS encoding N-acetylglucosamine-6-phosphate deacetylase, with amino-acid sequence MTVSEVAGRLATASGDLAVKVEWQGPVITAVSRLDAAPDALPLLAPGLVDLQVNGYGGLDVNAESITADTVIQLSHLLASYGVTTWLPTVVTAAEERIAEALRCVTRARAADPIVARAIPSVHVEGPFISDQPGARGVHDASLVRPLDVDEVSRWLRAGPVGVVTISPHGEHAAEQVRQLTRLGVVVAIGHTHASPDEVSAAVSAGATLSTHLGNGIPTTLPRHPNVIWRQLADDRLSAGLIADGHHLPFDTLEVMLRAKGVDRAFLVSDATEIGGRPPGRYRTAVGSVVELGQDQRLSEVGSDLLAGAAAGLLDGVRNLVRGTSFALHDALVLATRNPARLAPGVRPGVGEFQVGGPADLVVLDDTGPQGLTLLDVVQSGRWVARAC; translated from the coding sequence ATGACGGTGTCCGAGGTAGCGGGACGGCTCGCGACGGCGAGTGGCGACCTGGCGGTCAAGGTGGAGTGGCAGGGCCCGGTCATCACCGCGGTCAGCCGGCTCGACGCCGCTCCGGACGCACTGCCGTTGCTCGCGCCCGGCCTGGTCGACCTGCAGGTCAACGGTTATGGCGGTCTCGATGTGAACGCCGAATCGATCACCGCTGACACGGTGATCCAGCTGTCGCACCTGCTGGCTTCGTACGGTGTCACCACCTGGCTGCCCACGGTGGTAACCGCTGCTGAGGAGCGCATCGCCGAAGCGCTGCGGTGCGTTACCCGTGCCCGCGCCGCGGATCCGATCGTGGCGCGCGCTATCCCGTCGGTCCACGTCGAGGGCCCGTTCATCTCCGACCAGCCAGGGGCTCGCGGAGTGCACGATGCCTCACTCGTGCGGCCGCTGGATGTCGACGAGGTGTCTCGATGGCTGCGGGCGGGACCGGTCGGAGTCGTCACGATCTCGCCCCATGGTGAGCACGCCGCGGAACAGGTGCGGCAGCTGACCCGCCTGGGTGTCGTGGTGGCGATCGGGCATACCCACGCCAGCCCGGACGAGGTGTCGGCGGCGGTCAGCGCGGGGGCGACGCTGTCGACGCATCTCGGCAACGGGATCCCGACGACGCTGCCCCGGCATCCCAACGTCATCTGGCGTCAGCTGGCCGACGACCGGCTCAGCGCCGGCCTCATCGCCGACGGCCACCATTTGCCATTCGACACACTCGAGGTCATGTTACGAGCCAAGGGTGTCGACCGGGCGTTCCTGGTCTCCGACGCGACCGAGATCGGTGGCAGGCCCCCTGGCCGGTACCGCACCGCGGTGGGTTCCGTCGTCGAGCTCGGGCAGGACCAGCGCCTGTCGGAAGTGGGTAGCGACCTGCTCGCGGGCGCCGCGGCCGGTTTGCTGGACGGCGTGCGGAACCTGGTGCGCGGTACGTCGTTCGCGCTCCACGACGCGCTGGTCCTGGCGACAAGGAACCCGGCGCGGCTCGCGCCGGGCGTCCGGCCCGGGGTCGGCGAGTTCCAGGTCGGCGGCCCGGCTGACCTCGTCGTTCTCGATGACACCGGTCCCCAGGGGCTCACCCTGCTCGATGTCGTCCAGTCTGGCCGTTGGGTCGCCCGCGCGTGTTGA
- a CDS encoding sugar isomerase domain-containing protein: MTASAPGSLLARYSERMCAALGTIVRDEAAAIRTAATLVADQLRGDGLVYVYGPGAHSALAVQDVFYRPGCPVNLAPVIDPGTTLLGGAFRSTAAERAEGHVADVVAGSGVSSGDPFIIVNAFGVNAAAVGAAEAARDLGARVIALSSRAAAAALPSGHPARARDGEDLSTLAEVHIDTHVPAADVMLDAGPGVRVGGASTALNSFALHAVLASAVEQIVAAGGEAWVWRSSYTEGGDAHNARAAERVRERVPQL; encoded by the coding sequence ATGACGGCCAGTGCCCCAGGGAGCCTGCTGGCGCGTTACAGCGAGCGGATGTGCGCCGCGCTCGGGACGATCGTCCGCGACGAGGCGGCGGCGATACGCACGGCCGCCACGCTGGTGGCGGATCAACTACGAGGTGATGGTCTGGTCTACGTCTACGGCCCCGGCGCACATTCCGCCCTGGCTGTCCAGGACGTCTTCTACCGTCCCGGGTGCCCGGTCAACCTCGCTCCGGTCATCGACCCTGGCACCACACTGCTCGGCGGTGCCTTTCGGTCGACGGCTGCCGAGCGCGCCGAGGGACATGTGGCGGACGTGGTTGCCGGGTCGGGCGTGAGCAGCGGAGATCCCTTCATCATCGTGAACGCCTTCGGTGTCAACGCAGCCGCGGTCGGGGCGGCCGAGGCGGCGAGAGATCTCGGGGCCCGGGTCATCGCCCTGTCCTCGCGGGCCGCCGCCGCAGCGTTGCCGTCCGGTCATCCGGCGAGGGCGCGGGACGGCGAAGACCTTTCGACGCTCGCGGAGGTGCACATCGACACCCACGTCCCCGCCGCCGATGTCATGCTCGATGCCGGGCCGGGCGTGCGCGTGGGAGGGGCTTCGACTGCACTGAACTCGTTCGCGCTGCACGCGGTCCTGGCTTCCGCGGTCGAGCAGATCGTGGCGGCAGGGGGCGAAGCCTGGGTCTGGCGGTCGAGTTATACCGAGGGGGGCGACGCGCACAACGCGCGGGCGGCCGAACGCGTGCGAGAGCGGGTGCCACAATTATGA
- a CDS encoding 6-phosphogluconolactonase yields the protein MSTKAGTSVTVVSEPTRAALGRRAGTHAGQVLRAALRDGGRARVMLAAAPSQSATLATLARAEGIDWTRVELFHMDEYVGLPPGAPQGFATWLAANFVRHTPGAAFHRIDPGGDPQAEAERYEALLGTEPFDLVLLGLGVNGHLAFNDPPADLDDPLAVRVVALDAASRRQQVEEGHFATLDDVPTTAVTVTIPRLLNAGAVIASVPGRAKRTAVAQTLGEPIGPMHPGTALRTHPGVTLYVDAEADPR from the coding sequence ATGTCAACCAAGGCCGGTACGTCCGTGACCGTGGTCAGTGAGCCGACGCGGGCCGCGCTGGGGCGGCGCGCTGGAACCCATGCGGGCCAGGTGTTGCGTGCGGCGTTACGCGACGGTGGCCGGGCACGGGTCATGCTCGCGGCAGCGCCCAGTCAGAGCGCGACCCTTGCCACGCTCGCCCGGGCGGAAGGCATCGACTGGACCCGAGTCGAGTTGTTCCATATGGACGAGTACGTCGGGCTGCCTCCTGGCGCCCCGCAGGGCTTCGCGACCTGGCTGGCAGCCAACTTCGTCCGGCACACGCCGGGCGCCGCGTTCCACCGGATCGACCCGGGTGGTGATCCGCAAGCCGAGGCGGAGCGGTACGAGGCGTTGCTGGGTACGGAGCCCTTCGACCTGGTTCTGCTGGGGCTGGGCGTCAACGGGCACCTGGCCTTCAACGACCCGCCTGCCGACCTCGATGATCCGCTGGCCGTCCGTGTTGTCGCACTCGATGCGGCGAGCCGTCGGCAGCAGGTGGAGGAGGGACACTTCGCGACACTCGACGACGTCCCGACGACAGCGGTGACCGTGACGATTCCCCGACTGCTCAACGCGGGCGCCGTGATCGCGTCCGTGCCCGGACGGGCCAAGCGGACCGCCGTGGCGCAGACCCTCGGCGAGCCGATCGGCCCGATGCACCCCGGCACGGCCCTGCGCACGCACCCGGGCGTGACCCTCTACGTCGACGCCGAGGCCGATCCACGATGA